DNA from Lentibacillus amyloliquefaciens:
AAGAAAACCGTAATCTCAAATCAGAAGTGCGGGAATTGGAGCAGCAAAATGATGCATTGCTTGAAGACAATGAAAATCTGGATGAGCAGGCCAAAGAACCGATAAAAGTTGAAACCATCGAGATTACAATCATTAATGAAGAGGATTTGCCGGATAAGCTGATTATACATGACCTTAAAGAATTAATGAAGGACGAAATCAATCATATTATCGGCAAAGATCTTTCCATCATTGCAGAAAGCGATGGTCTGTTAGAAGCGACTATCCAAAACAAAGTGTTTACCATCGATGATTTTGAATTCCAATTCACTGTTGAAAAACTATACTTGACTCCTACAGTAAAGATTTCAGTGGAAGCCACTATCGCCGATTAATATGACTGGTTAATGAACAAACACCCCCATATTATTATGAACGTTACGATAGAACCATCTCCGTAATGGAGATGGCTCTTTTTTTATTTTCACGCATTATATTGCCTGCACGCTTCGTCGAGATCTTTTACAACATTTTCAGTCTCCTGCCATGTGCTGACAGTGGCCCCCGATGCCATTGGATGTCCGCCGCCATTATATTTGGCTGCGATCTCATTGATAACCGGCCCTTTTGAACGCAAACGGACTCTGATCAGCTCATTTTCTTCAATAAACAATACCCATGCTTTAATGCCTTCAATATTACCGAGCACCCCGACAAGCTGACCGGTTTCCTTTGAACTGACACCATATTCATCCAGCAGCGCTTTTGATAATCTAACAGAACTTAATCCGGATTCCGCAAGTTCAAAATGCTGTAAAATATAACCCTGGAGCCGGGCAATATTATCTTTCGTTTGATAGATGCCATCATAAAGACTCGTCCGGTCAAAATTATAAGCAACAAGCTCTGAAGAATGCTGAAATGTCTTTTTTGTTGTGCTCGGAAATAAAAATCTTCCCGTATCACCAACGATACCAGCATACAAAAGACGCGCTGCTTCATCGTTAAAGGTAAATCCTTCACCTTTTCCGGCAACATATAAATCATAAATCATTTCACTCGTAGAACTTGCAGACGTATCCACCCACAACAGATCGCCAAATGCATCCACATTTGGATGATGATCAATTTTAATGAGCTGACTTCCGTAGTCAAAGCGCTGATCACTGATACGGGTAGCATTAGCTGTATCACATACAATTACCAATGCATTGTTATATGTATCATCATCTATATCGTCCATATCCGCCAAAAAGTCCAGTGAGGGCTCACTTTCACCGACGATATACACATTTTTGTCCGGGAAAGACGCTGCTATCATTTCTTTCAGTCCTGCCTGAGATCCGTATGCATCCGGATCAGGGCGCACATGCCGGTGAATAATGATTGTTTCATATGTCTTTATCGCTTGAATAATAGCTTGTTTACTCATTTTATTCTCCTATCTTTGTCACATTTAATCATTTATATTACTTTCGCAAGTGTCAAAAACAAGGTACAATAAAACTTCAAGTGAAACTTCTATCACGAGATAACTGAAAAGTTTCACCGCAGGGTAATCGTTTGTTCCCGCATCGTTTTTAATACTGAAAATTACAGGAGTCGATCTCATGATTATTTTCCCGATTATTATTGTCATATCGCTTGTTTTCTGGGTATATTACAAAGTCGCCATTCTGAAAACGGATGATGGCCTCACTCAAGCTTATTTTAACGCAAAATCCCGTATTTGTCTTGGAAGTTTCATCTTCTTTTTTGGCATTAATCAGTATATATTTTATGAAACCAGGATCTCTTTATTTATCGGTATAATTTTCCTGGTTTTGGGAGGCCTGCATTTATATTCCGGAATCAAAGAAGCGAAACACTACCGTAGAGAGTGGAGGCGATTAAACCCGCAATGAGACCGCTTGTCAATAATCCAACAGACGAAAGGAATCGGCCCATAGCCGATTCCTTTTTCAGAAATACTCTCCTCTACTCTCCTCATAATTTCTATTGCTTCTAGAAGGAAATACACGAAGACTCCAGCGGGAAAGCGAAGACGTTGAGACCCCACAGCGAGCATTCTTTGCGAGCGAGGAGGCTCAGCGCGAGCCCTAAGGTGCGCGGAGTGTATTTCTGAAGCGGTAGACGATGCACCAACCTACACCTAAAGTTACTTCGCAGTTTATGGATTTTGTAACATAAACAGCAACTTTTTAGAAAACAGCTTTAAGTGAAGATAATACTACCGATCAATCAGCTGTGCCATCAGCAGCCCTTTCCCTACCATTTTTTTGCCGCTGAAAACCTCTACATCCATTTTAGCGTATATCCGTCCGGCTTCCAGTATGTGTGGTCTGATGGTCAAATGGCTGTCGATTTGAACGGGTTTCAGAAAATAGACTGTCAGATTCTCAACAACGAGATCACCTTTTTTATAATGACGCAGAATCCGGCTGCTGGCTTCCGTCATTAGATTTGTAAACACACCATTTGAAAGTGTTCCAAGCTGATTCGTCATTTGGGGGGTCACTTGCGCATGAAAAACTGTATCATCATCTTCATCAGGCAGCAGATTGCTGGCAACGATATCATCAATTGTCTCACCGGTTTGCGGCTGCCTCTGGATTTGTTGAAGGGCTTTGAGGACATCCTGCCGTGATGCAATCCCTCTCAGTCTGTTGGAAGAATCAACAACAGGCACCACTTCAATTCCTTCCCACACCATTATGTGAGCAACATACGCCAGTGATGTTTTTTCTTGAGCAGCAATTGGATTTTTGGTCATGATTTTTTCAACAAGCATATTCATGTCTTTTCCGATAACGTCTTTTGAAGTGATCATGCCCACTACTCGTTCTTTTGCATCTACGACCGGATATCTTGTGTGTGTCGATTGTTCGTTTAATTCATACCAGCGCTCAAGCTTGTCTTTCGTATATAAATACAACGATTCATCATATGGCGTATAAATATCACCGATAAACACGATTTCCTTTTTAATCAGCTGATCATAGATAGCCCGATTGATCATAGCAGCAACAGTGAAGGTGTCATAGCTTGTCGACATAATCGGCAGCTGCTTTTCGTCCGCCAGTTGTTTAATCTCACCATTAGTATCAAAACCGCCTGTAATCAAAACAGCTGCACCTTCATTTAATGCCAGCTCGTGCGCCTTCACTCTGTTTCCAACAATCAGCAGCGACCCTGCTTCAGTATATCGCATCATAGCATCCAGCTGCATGGCTCCTATCACGAACTTGTTCAATGATTTATGGAGTCCCTCTCGCCCTCCAAGCACTTGACCATCCACTATTTTGATAACTTCAGCAAACGTAAGCCGTTCAAAATTATCTTTCTTTTTCCGTTCGATTCGGATAGTGCCGACACGTTCAATGGTGCTGACAATCCCTGGTTTTCTGCTTCTTTAATGGCACGATATGCTGTCCCTTCACTAACATTCAGAGTCTTGGCAACTTGTCTGACTGAAATTTTGTGACCAATTTCCAGCGATAAAATATGTTGCAATATTTGTTCATGTTTCGTAGCCATTTGAGTCACCGACTTTCAACTGTACTAGTCTTTATCTTCACCATTTATTATACAGTTGATACAGCAAAACCTCAATGATTAAGCCCTTTCGCGCGTTTCAGCACCTTCCTGTTCCATAACCGGAGGATCAGTCATCTGCAAAAGTGTTGCAAAATTAGCCCCAACAACCAGCAACAGAAAGCCGAGCCACACGCCCCAAAAAAGAACAGCCTCTTGAATAACAGCATCCGGCATAACGGGCCATGCAATGTATAGGAAAAACCCGGCTAATAACAAACGCAAAATCGCATAATGTCTCAAAACATATCTCCTCCCTGCTGTCAGCTTATGATGACAGCGGCCGGTAAAGAACCAAAAGGCGATGCTTTAACTGAAATGGTTGAAATACCATCCCAAAAGTGATTCACCATAAAAATAAGCCACAACAGCTGCAGTAACAATATATGGTCCAAACGGAACCGCCTGTTTCCGGTCAATGACTTTCGTTAATAACAATACCAGGCCGACAACGGCACCTAGCACACAGGAAAGAAATAAAGTGAGCAATGTCTTGTCAAATCCCAACACAATGCCCAAAATGCCAAAGAGCTTCATATCACCTCCGCCCATTCCTCCGCGGCTTGCCAAAATGATTATGGCTATAATCACCATACCGCTTAAAGCTCCGGTAATAGAAGACCACCAAGGGTCCAGAGGGTTTATAATACGCGTGAAAATCAACAGCGGCAGAAAGAAAAGCAACACATTATTCGGAATAAGCATGTATTTCATGTCAGTTACAAAAATAATAACAAGCAGCGACATTAATAATAATGCTGTCACTAATTCAACCTGAAATCCCAGTTTTATGTAAGAGAACGCAAAGAGTAAACCGGTTATCAATTCGATGACAGGATACATGATCGATATAGCACTTCTGCAGTGTCTGCACTTGCCGAGCTGAAAAAGATAGGACAAGATTGGAATAAGCTCATACCATGATAATTGATTTTTACAATGAGGGCAGATGGATCGGTCAGACGCGAAAGAACGTTTTTGAGGGGCGCGTAATCCAACGACATTGAAAAATGAGCCAAAAATCATGCCGAGCAGGAAAAATAGAAGAATGAGAGGATTCGTCATTTCTGTACTCCTTATTAAAATTTAAATTATTTGTTAAGTTATTATAGCATGACCTGCTCAGTATAACAGCCCAAAAATTAAAACGTGAGCATGAGCGCTCACGTTTTAATCTTACAATTCTGTTGTTTCACCAATCTTCATTGCCTTGCCTTCTCCGGTTTTCACTTTGGAAGCAAACGCTTCGGCATCCTGTTCGATTAGCGGGAAGGTATTGTAATGCACCGGAACAATCGTCCCTGCATTAATCCAATCGGAAGCAACCAGTGCATCTTCCGGTCCCATTGTAAAGTTATCGCCAATCGGAACAAATGCAATATCGATATCATTCATCTCACCAATCAGCTTCAAATCACTGAATAACCCGGTATCGCCTACATGATAAATCGTTTTACCGTCAATCGTCAGTAAAATTCCGCCCGGCATACCGGTGTAGATAATCGTTCCGTCTTCTTCCGTATAAGAAGAACCGTGAAACGCCTGGGTGAACTTCACTTTGCCAAAATCAAATTCGTGAGCACCACCAATATGCATTGGATGCGTATTCAGGCCTTTGCCACCTAAGTAATTTGCCAGTTCATTCGGAGCAACGACCAGTGCATCGTTACGTTTGGCAATATCTTCGGTGTCCCCGACATGGTCGTTATGACCGTGTGTTAACAGAATCACATCTGCTTCAACCGACCCCGCATCAAGATCACAATCTTCTGTTCCGGAAATGAACGGATCGATTAAAATGGTATGATTATTTGTTTGAACCCGAACTATAGAATGTCCATGATAGGATA
Protein-coding regions in this window:
- the ytrI gene encoding sporulation membrane protein YtrI encodes the protein MHIPPYHKKSSVQRFLVGAFIGSVVAYFIFVYMHGSMYGQLLEENRNLKSEVRELEQQNDALLEDNENLDEQAKEPIKVETIEITIINEEDLPDKLIIHDLKELMKDEINHIIGKDLSIIAESDGLLEATIQNKVFTIDDFEFQFTVEKLYLTPTVKISVEATIAD
- a CDS encoding DHH family phosphoesterase; translation: MSKQAIIQAIKTYETIIIHRHVRPDPDAYGSQAGLKEMIAASFPDKNVYIVGESEPSLDFLADMDDIDDDTYNNALVIVCDTANATRISDQRFDYGSQLIKIDHHPNVDAFGDLLWVDTSASSTSEMIYDLYVAGKGEGFTFNDEAARLLYAGIVGDTGRFLFPSTTKKTFQHSSELVAYNFDRTSLYDGIYQTKDNIARLQGYILQHFELAESGLSSVRLSKALLDEYGVSSKETGQLVGVLGNIEGIKAWVLFIEENELIRVRLRSKGPVINEIAAKYNGGGHPMASGATVSTWQETENVVKDLDEACRQYNA
- a CDS encoding YtpI family protein, with the translated sequence MIIFPIIIVISLVFWVYYKVAILKTDDGLTQAYFNAKSRICLGSFIFFFGINQYIFYETRISLFIGIIFLVLGGLHLYSGIKEAKHYRREWRRLNPQ
- a CDS encoding prepilin peptidase, with translation MTNPLILLFFLLGMIFGSFFNVVGLRAPQKRSFASDRSICPHCKNQLSWYELIPILSYLFQLGKCRHCRSAISIMYPVIELITGLLFAFSYIKLGFQVELVTALLLMSLLVIIFVTDMKYMLIPNNVLLFFLPLLIFTRIINPLDPWWSSITGALSGMVIIAIIILASRGGMGGGDMKLFGILGIVLGFDKTLLTLFLSCVLGAVVGLVLLLTKVIDRKQAVPFGPYIVTAAVVAYFYGESLLGWYFNHFS
- a CDS encoding metal-dependent hydrolase encodes the protein MKVSYHGHSIVRVQTNNHTILIDPFISGTEDCDLDAGSVEADVILLTHGHNDHVGDTEDIAKRNDALVVAPNELANYLGGKGLNTHPMHIGGAHEFDFGKVKFTQAFHGSSYTEEDGTIIYTGMPGGILLTIDGKTIYHVGDTGLFSDLKLIGEMNDIDIAFVPIGDNFTMGPEDALVASDWINAGTIVPVHYNTFPLIEQDAEAFASKVKTGEGKAMKIGETTEL